The Dyadobacter sandarakinus DNA window GAGGAAAGGAATTACAAAAACGTTGAGATCCTGCGTGATATCAATGGAAAAGATCGCTTTGTGCGGGCGATATGGGCGTCGTGATCTACCCTGAAAAGGGTTTATGTTAAACATTTATCCATGTATATAGAGAAAATAAGGGAAGTACTGGACGAGATGGGTAAGGTTGTAGTGGGCCAGGATAAGCTGCTCAACCGCCTGCTCATCGGGCTCTTTACCGGCGGCCATATTCTGCTGGAAGGTGTACCGGGACTTGCCAAGACATTGACCATCAATGTCATGTCGCAGGTACTCCACCTCGACTTCAAACGCATACAGTTTACGCCCGACCTGCTGCCTGCCGATTTGATCGGGACGATGATTTACAAACCTAAGATCGGTGATTACGAGGTTAAAAAAGGGCCGATTTTCTCCAATATCATCCTGGCCGACGAGGTCAACCGGTCGCCGGCAAAGGTGCAGTCCGCACTGCTGGAAGCCATGCAGGAAAAGCAGGTGACCATTGGGGATGAAACCTACCCGCTCGATAAACCTTTTCTGGTACTTGCCACGCAGAACCCCGTGGAGCAGGAAGGAACCTATCCCCTGCCCGAGGCTCAGATCGACCGATTTATGATGAAGGTCTTTGTGGATTATCTTGACAAGACCAATGAGCTGGAAGTCATGCGCCGGATGTCGGATATCAACTTTGACTACCAGATCCGCGCGATCCTGAACAAGCAGGATATTTTTGCGATCAGGGAAAATGTGAACCGGGTAAATATGTCCGATACGCTGGAAAGGTACATTATCGAGCTGGTATTTGCCACCCGCCGCCCGCTCGACTATGGTCTGCGCGACGAAGCCCGCTACATTCAGTTTGGCGTGTCCCCCCGTGCCACGATCAACCTTAACCGTGCCGCCAAGGCGCTGGCCTACCTCGAAGGACGGGATTATGTACTTCCTGAGGACATCAAGGAGCTCGCGCCCGACATCATGAACCACCGGATCCTGCTCAACTACGAGGCCGAAGCCGACAATGTGCGCACCACCACGATCATCGATTCTATTCTCCGGAAAGTAGCAATCGGGTAAGTTCAGGGGACGGGGTCATGCCCGTGCCCGCCCCAGGGATGGCAGCGCGAAATGCGTTTCAGCCCCATCCAGCCGCCTTTGACAGCGCCGTATTTCTGCACAGCCTGAATCATATACTGGGAGCAGGTGGGCGTATAACGGCAGGCATTGGGAAGGTACGGAGACAATACGCCCTGGTAAATCCGCACCAGTGCCACGAGCAAAAATTTCATTTATGTTCTTGCGCTAAATAGTATCTTTGAAAGTAAACATTCCGATCGCATGATTTCGTATATTCTCTGGGATGCCAGTCCCGAAATCCTCACAATCCCCGAATTTATAGGTTTTGGTCCGTTTCCGGTGCGCTGGTATGGTCTGCTGTTTGCTGCCGGCTTCCTGATCGGGCAGCAGATCATGATCCATATTTTCAGAAAAGAGGGCAAAACACTCGAAGATATTGATGCGCTTACATTATATATGGTGCTCTCCACGGTCCTCGGGGCACGGATCGGGCATTTTCTGTTTTACGAGCCGGAGGTGTTATTTAAAAATCCATTGGAAGTGATCCTTCCACCCTATGCGGGTCTCGCCAGCCATGGAGCTGTGATCGGGATTATAACCGGATTATACCTGTACAGCCGGTCCCGGCAGGCAAAGGGACAAACGTTTTTCTGGGTGGCCGATCGTATGGTCATTACCATTGCACTGGGCGGTGCCTTTATCCGCTTCGGCAACCTGATGAATTCCGAGATCGTGGGAAAACCGACAGATGTACCCTGGGGCTTTATTTTTCTGCGCAATACAGAGTTTCTGAAAATTCCGCGGCACCCTGCGCAGCTTTATGAATCCATCTCCTGCTTTGTGCTGACATTCATCCTCTTCGCCATCTGGAACAAATACAAAGCCGCCACGCCACGCGGGCTGATGGTAGGTGTTTTCTTTGTCTGGGTATTTACACTGAGGTTCCTGTACGAATTCCTGAAAGAAAATCAGGAGGCATTTGAAGCTAATTATGCCCTCAACATGGGACAAATCCTGAGCATACCCGTGGTATTGCTGGGCATCTACTTTATCTGGCAGGCCAAAAGTCCCCGGATACCTCAGCAAACAGCTGTACACTAGGAATGTAAACAAAGAAACAGAAGCCTGAGCTTCTGTTTCTTTGTTTATGGCCGGGTAAGGTTTCTTTCTTGTTCAGACAGCTGCCAGATCTACCTTCTCCCTCAGGATCTGTTTTGCCTTTACCAGCTGGTTTTTTACAGTATTCTTGGAAATACGCAGAAACTCCGCGATTTCCTGGTATGATTTCCCCTCTTCCACATTCAACCGGAGGATGAGCTTTCTTTTAATCGAAAGTGACTCTACCGCTGCCTGCACCAGGCTGATCCTTCTTTCATCCTCCTCCTTACCATCCTCTGCTGCAAGGTTCATGTTTTCCATATAATGCCTGCGCAGCTGCTCGCTCTTTTCCATCTTCTTGAAATGGTCAAATGCCATATTCCGCAGACACGTAAAAAGGTAGGAGTTGAAATTATAGTCAGGCTTGATCTGGGCGCGCTTTACCCAGATCTTAATAAATACGTCCTGCACCATGTTTTCGGCTTCTTCCTCGTCTTTCAGCAGGGAAAAAGTAAACCGGAGCGCAGGCGCTTTGTAATAGTTGTAGAGTTCCGCAAAGGCAGCTTCGTCGCCTTGCGTTACTTTGGTGAGGGTACATTCATCGGGATAAGCCACGGCAGTAGTTTTTTACGGTAAGAAAGGGTAAGAGTTCAAGCGTAATCAGTATGGACATTCTGGAAAATTCCTTGGTAATGGATGTCGTAACTTGCTGATGACAATTGTAAATTCCGCGAATACGGTTTCTACTAATAAATCCTTCCGTGTGGCGTTGAGTCGATTGGCTTTTTAAATCTACACTGATTATTCCCGTGCAACTATCGCAACTTGCGTAAATCTATCTTCAATTTGCGCAAAACCTGTGGATTTAACCATTCTATAACAATAATTTTTTGATCCCTTCTTAAACGGGCATTTCCAGACTGTTTATGACAGACATTCGGGCAAGTCTGAACAGATGCGGCCTGCATTTCTTTACGATTTTTAACAATCAGGCTGAATCGCCCTGCCTTCAATAGCCTGCCCGCAAGTGCCGGGAGTATAATAGCCGGAACAGCCCCGTTTGCTTCCCGAACTTCCTAATGCCTTTTTTCATGGAACAAAGCCAGATCACCAGCATTCTTGAAAAGATTTCATCCGTTCGCATTGCCGTGTACGGCGATTTTTGTCTGGACGCTTACTGGGTCATGGACGAGCGCGGATCCGAAACTTCCATTGAAACCGGCCTGCCCGCCGCGGCTGTATCCCATGATTACTACTCGCCCGGGGGTGCAGGTAATGTGGTAGCCAACCTGGCGGCACTCTGTCCGGCCGAAATCAGGGTGATCGGGGTGATCGGGGAAGATATGCACGGACGGGAGCTGGCACGACAGCTGCAAAATCTGGGAGCGGATACCACATCTTTGTTTACCCAAACCGAACATTTCAGTACATACAGCTACCTCAAAAGACTTGATTCGGGAGAAGAGCAGCCGCGCATCGATTTCGGGGTCTACAGTAAAAGGAGCATTGAGACAGACCACTTGCTGCTTGCCGCGATGGAAGATGCCCTGCGTGCGTGTGACGCGCTGATCTTTAATCAGCAAATTACCGGCAGCATCAACAATGAATCCTTTATCGAGGGTGCCAACAGGCTTTTTGATAAATATCGACACAAAATCGTAATGATGGATTCGCGGCACTTCAATGCCCGGTTCCGGAATACGTTCCTGAAAGTCAATGACCATGAAATTGCCGCACTCGCTGGTGTGGTTACCAGCCCGGCTGATCACATCCCCCTATCCGATGTGCTTGTGTATGGAAAACAAATGCAGAACCATACGCAAAAACCCGTCTTTGTAACCTGTGGCGAGCGGGGCATTATTGCATTTGACAACCTCGGCCAGCATACGCTACCAGGCCTGCAGCTGAAAGGAAAACTGGACACCGTAGGTGCCGGCGATACGGCCATCAGTGCGATTACCCTGTGCATGGCTGCGCAGGTGCCCGCTGCCGAAGCTGCTGAGTTTGCAAATTTTGCGGCCGCAGTTACCGTACAAAAGCTGTTTACGACCGGTACTGCCAATGCCGGAGAGATCCTTCACATCAGCCGTGAACCCGATTACATTTACCAGGCCGACCTGGCTGCCAATGACCGTGCCGCGGTTTTCATGCCGGGTACGGAGTTCGAGCTTTGCGTACCTGAGGTCCTGGGCAGGCTGGGCCACATTCGCCATGCAGTTTTTGACCATGACGGTACCATCAGTACGTTCCGGCAAGGCTGGGAAGAGATTATGGAGCCTGTCATGATGCGCTCCATCCTGGGTGCGCACTATGAGACGGTAGATGCTGCTGCGTTTCATAAAGTCCGGCACCGGGTAAAAGAATTTATTCATGCAACCACGGGGATCCAGACCATCTATCAAATGGAAGGTTTGGTGGAGCTCGTGCGAGAGTTCGGTTTTGTCCCTGAAAACGAGATCCTGGACAAGTTCCGGTACAAGGAATTGTATAATGAAGGCTTGATGGAAATGGTGAACCTTCGCATCGCAAAACTGAACAGCGGGCAGCTTGGGCAGGAAGATTTTACGCTCAAAGGTGCCGTAGCTTTTTTGCAGGAGCTCAAAAGCCGGGGAGTAACCCTGTACCTCGCCAGCGGCACGGATGAGGAGGACGTCAGACGCGAGGCATCGGCACTCGGCTATGCGCACTTGTTTGACGGCGGCATTTACGGCGCACTCCGCGACTATACCAAGTTTTCCAAAAAGATGATCATTGAAAAGATCATCCGCGAGCACAACCTGCATGGCCGCGAGCTGGCAGTTTTTGGCGACGGCCCCGATGAAATCCGTGAGGGACGGCGGGCAGGTGGTATTTCCATTGGTATCACCAGCAATGAAGTGCAGCGCTTCGGCCATAATCCTGCCAAACGCCCCAGGCTCATCAAAGCCGGCGCCCACCTGCTCATCCCCGATTTTTCACAGTACCACAGCCTGCTGCACATGCTTTTTCAGGAAAGTAAAAACTTTACCACCGCATGATCCGGCTATTCTCCCGCTTTCTTGCCTGGACATGCCCTTTTCTGATCATCGCCACGGCTTGTGAGCAAAAGCAGCCTGACGATACGAAAGACAATGTCTGGCAGGACAAACCTTTCTGGCAGGAGTACCACGATGCTTATCCGGTAAGTGCCGGGGCCGGCACGAATGAGGTGAGAAGCATTGCAGCAGACCCGGCCGGAAACATTTGGATCGCCACGGCAGCAGGTTTTTTTACCAAACAAAAAACAACCCGTACCTGGACAGGCATTCCGCTAGGCAATGATCCCGGCCCTGCCTACCGCGTCGCAATCGACAGCAAGGGCATGGTGTGGCTGGGCGCGTGGGATGGATTATATCGTTATCAAAATGGAAAAACGATAAAACATGATGTCCCCAAAGGCCCCATATCCATGCTATGTGCCGCGAAAGAGGGTATGTATGCCATGGGCCCTCAGGGAATGTGGCTGCAAAAAGGGGATCAATTCATCCCGCAGAAAGGGCTGGCTGCCCGTTCCCTCCGGGACGTGGTTTCTGATGAAAAAGGCGGGCTCTGGATTGCTACCGACGCCGGCCTTTTTCATTGGCAGGATAGCAGTAGCACCCACTTTTACCAAACAGATCAGCTGATCAGCGGATACACAAAAGGACTTGCATACGATGCCGGTCACAAGCTTTGGGTAGGCGGACTCGGAGGCGTGACCGTGCGGAACACTAATGCCAGGGAAAAGGAATTGCGTGTAGCAGACGGCATTCCTTCGGTGTTCGTCACGACCGTCCGTCATGCGCCCGACAGTACGATGTGGGTCGGGACTGAAACCGGAGTTGTCCGGTACCTGCCCGATGGTTCGCACTCCCTGCGTTTTTCGAGAAGGTGGCTGCTGGACGACCATGTGAATGATATTGCATTTGACCGGGAAGGTACCGCCTGGATTGCGACACCTCAGGGCGTAAGTGCCATCAGGAAAAAGCGTATGACGCTGGCGGAAAAAGAGCTGTACTTTCAGGATGTACTTCAAAAAAGACATATCAGGGCGCCCTGGATTGCCGGGCAGGCGCATTTGCGAACTCCCGGCGATACCGCCTCCTGGGAGCCCGAAGACGATGATAACGACGGTGAGTATACGGGCAACTACCTCGCTATGGAAAGTTTTCGGTATGCGGCTACAAAAGATCCGCAAGCCAGGACCAATGCGCACAAGGCATTCGGATTTCTGAAACTCCTGCAGGAAGTGACCGGTACCGAAGGCTTTTTTGCAAGAACCATCATTCCCTCCGGCTGGAAGCAAATGCACGATGGAAACCGCACCTATACAAGGCAGGAACTGGCCGATGAGCTGGTCAAAGAGCCGCGCTTCAAGCCCGTGGAGGTCCGGTGGCACAAGTCGGCTGACGGGAAGTGGCTTTGGAAAGGCGATACCAGCAGTGATGAAATGTGCGGCCACATGTTTGGCTATTACTTCTACTATACCCTTGCTGCTGATGCCGCCGAGAAAAAAGTCATAGCCGCCCACGTCAGTCGCATTGTTGATTACCTGATCAAAAACAAGCTTAACCTTGCCGATGTGGATGGCAAGGCTACACGCTGGTCGGTATGGTCGCCTGACCAGCTCAACCGCGATCCCGAGTGGCTGCCCGACCGCAACCAGAACTCCATGGAAATGCTTGCCTTTCTGAAACTTGCCTATTTCATGACAGGCTATGCCCGGTATGAGCAACAATACCTGCATCTGATCAAAAAGGAGCAGTATCTCAAAAACATGTCCGCCGTCACCAGCCAGAACCCGGCTTGGCTGATCTATTTCGACCTGGTTCTGCAAGCCTATGTATACCCGATTTTGATCAAATGCGAGAAAGATCCGGAGCGGGTGTCCTTTTATAAAAAGCATATGGAACAATGGTATCAGCTCCGGCGCGGTGACCAGAATCCCCTGATCAACTTCATTTATAACTATTGTACAAACCGGCACGAAGAGGTTCAGCAATCTGTGAACTTCCTCGTGGATACACCCCTCGACCTGATCGACTGGCCAATTGACCACAGCAAGCGCGAAGATGTGACCATGACGAGAACGCCCGTGCTGGACGACCGGCAGGTAAGTCCGCTTCAACCCGCTAGCCTGCGTATGACTGTCCGGTGGGATAAAAATCCGTGGACGCTGGCCGGCGGGAATCCGCAGGTTGAGCGCGAGCCTGTGTTCTGGCTCCTACCCTACTGGATGGGCCGGTACCTGGGGCAAATTTCAAAATAACAATCCGTGTACATCCGTGCATTTGTGGCATAAAATGAAAAACCTGATTACGCTTCTCACCGCAACCATCCTGAACGCCCACCTGCTCTATGCACAGCGTCCGGCCATCACACAGGAAATGAATATTTTCCCGCATCAGGAGCAGCACGTTCACGGCAGCAGCCTGGTAAGTCTGCCCAACGGAGATATGCTTGCAGCCTGGTTTCAGGGGAGCGGCGAGCGCAATGCAGATGATGTGCGGATAATGGGTGCAAGATTGAAAAAAGGCACAATCAAGTGGTCCGAACCGTTTCTGATGGCCGATACACCGCATATTCCTGATTGTAACCCGGTACTTTTTCTCAATGCCCGGGGCAAAATTTTTCTGATTTGGATTGCCGTGCAGGCCAACCTTTGGGAACAATCCATCCTTCGCCTCAGGACTTCCACCGACTATGCCGGTGCGGGTGCGCCGGTCTGGAACTGGCAGGATAACATTTTACTGAAACCCGACGCCCGCTTTGCCGAAGAGGTTGTCAAGAAATTCAAAGAACTCCCTGATGACCACCATGGCTGGGCCGGGTATGCACCACGGTACGATAACCTGATTGCAGAAGCCGCCAAAGATCCCGTCAAACGCAGCATCGGCTGGATGACGCGCATCAAACCGCTTGTGGAACCCACCGGAAAAATCTTGCTCCCGCTTTATTCCGATGGCTTCAATATGTCCATGCTCGCCATTTCGGAAGATCACGGAAGTACCTGGCGGCCCGGTCTGCCGATTGTAGGTCGCGGCCCTATTCAGCCTGCACTTATCCGCAAAAAGAATGGAAATCTCATTGCTTTCATGCGCGACAGCGGAGATGCACCCTGCCGCGTGCATCGGAGCGAGTCAGCCGACAATGGTGAAACCTGGACTGTTTCTCGAAAAACAGAAATTCCTAATACAGCCAGCGTGGAAGCGCTGACGCTGCAAGACGGCAGATGGGCATTTCTGGGTAATGATATCAGTGAGGGAAGGTACCAGCTTACCCTCATGCTGTCCGATGATGAAGGCAAAACGTGGAAATGGAAGACCTATCTTGAAAATGATCTTTCCCGGCAGGGCAGCTTTTCATACCCGTGTATGATCCAGACCGCAGACGGATTGTTGCGGATCACCTACTCACACCACCCTGCCAAAGGAAAAAAGACAATCAGGTATGTTACCGTTGATCCTTTACAGATTTCTAAATCCAATCTTTAATTGTTTTATCATGCAAAAATTTACCCTTTCACTCTTTATCCTGATTACCCTTCCCTACCTGCTTCCGGCACAAAATACCGGTCAGCCTGTACATAGTGACAAGCCTTTCTGGCAGGATTACAGCATTAAGTTTTACGCCGATACCACCAAAACTTCCCTGCTGGAAGTCGCCGCCGACCGCAATGGAGTGATCCAGATGCTGGCAGCGGAAGGACTGCAGAATACGCGCGACGGGCGGTTTCAGTATCCCGGTACAGTAGGTGCGGATAATCAGTACCGGTTTATGAAAGACAAAAAGATCACTAACCTGACTTCCTACAATGATCAGCTGATATATCTGACGGATCAGGCTGTCATCAGCAATGCATGGGCCGGGTCTTTGTTCTGCCATCATCATCTGAAAGGTGCAAATCTCTTCGCCGGCAGCAGGGACTTTACTTTTCTGGTGTCTGACGGCAAAGCTTTGCAGCTGGTACGCGACTCCAAAACGCTGTGGAGCGGAAGTATTCCCGATGACGCCATCGTGGGCCTGCTTGGCAGCACTAGCGCAGCAGACTTCTGGATTTTGGGTAAAAATGCATTGTACCTCTTTACTACGGCCAATCAGAAGTTATCCAAAGTGCTCAGTGGCAGCAATTTTACAGCATTTGATCAGCTCGACCAAAGTATCTACATCGGGACCACGGATGGTTTTCTTGTTTTTGATATACTAAAAAAGCAAGGTGGCAACCTCATGCAGAAACTCCCCGTGACAAAGATTACCGCAGTCAGGAATGTAGGAGGAAAAATGTGGTTTGGGACAAATGAGGGCGCATTTGCGCTACGTACGGACGGCAGGTTTGATTACTACTATGGTGAGCGCTGGCTTCCGGGCAATGCGGTTTTGGATATAGAAAAAGGTCCTGCTAACTCGGTACTGGTGCTCACAAGCAAGGGACTGGGGCAAATTTGTTTTCAAAAAATGACACTGTCCGAAAAAGCTGCGCGTATGGAGCAGCAGGTCCGGGCCAGGCATATTCGCAATGGATTCAATGCAACCGTGGTCAATATGGAGCATGGCAAAATCGGTACGGGCTTTCTGGAAGA harbors:
- a CDS encoding AAA family ATPase; amino-acid sequence: MYIEKIREVLDEMGKVVVGQDKLLNRLLIGLFTGGHILLEGVPGLAKTLTINVMSQVLHLDFKRIQFTPDLLPADLIGTMIYKPKIGDYEVKKGPIFSNIILADEVNRSPAKVQSALLEAMQEKQVTIGDETYPLDKPFLVLATQNPVEQEGTYPLPEAQIDRFMMKVFVDYLDKTNELEVMRRMSDINFDYQIRAILNKQDIFAIRENVNRVNMSDTLERYIIELVFATRRPLDYGLRDEARYIQFGVSPRATINLNRAAKALAYLEGRDYVLPEDIKELAPDIMNHRILLNYEAEADNVRTTTIIDSILRKVAIG
- the yidD gene encoding membrane protein insertion efficiency factor YidD; this encodes MKFLLVALVRIYQGVLSPYLPNACRYTPTCSQYMIQAVQKYGAVKGGWMGLKRISRCHPWGGHGHDPVP
- the lgt gene encoding prolipoprotein diacylglyceryl transferase, whose product is MISYILWDASPEILTIPEFIGFGPFPVRWYGLLFAAGFLIGQQIMIHIFRKEGKTLEDIDALTLYMVLSTVLGARIGHFLFYEPEVLFKNPLEVILPPYAGLASHGAVIGIITGLYLYSRSRQAKGQTFFWVADRMVITIALGGAFIRFGNLMNSEIVGKPTDVPWGFIFLRNTEFLKIPRHPAQLYESISCFVLTFILFAIWNKYKAATPRGLMVGVFFVWVFTLRFLYEFLKENQEAFEANYALNMGQILSIPVVLLGIYFIWQAKSPRIPQQTAVH
- a CDS encoding RNA polymerase sigma factor, with translation MAYPDECTLTKVTQGDEAAFAELYNYYKAPALRFTFSLLKDEEEAENMVQDVFIKIWVKRAQIKPDYNFNSYLFTCLRNMAFDHFKKMEKSEQLRRHYMENMNLAAEDGKEEDERRISLVQAAVESLSIKRKLILRLNVEEGKSYQEIAEFLRISKNTVKNQLVKAKQILREKVDLAAV
- a CDS encoding PfkB family carbohydrate kinase — its product is MEQSQITSILEKISSVRIAVYGDFCLDAYWVMDERGSETSIETGLPAAAVSHDYYSPGGAGNVVANLAALCPAEIRVIGVIGEDMHGRELARQLQNLGADTTSLFTQTEHFSTYSYLKRLDSGEEQPRIDFGVYSKRSIETDHLLLAAMEDALRACDALIFNQQITGSINNESFIEGANRLFDKYRHKIVMMDSRHFNARFRNTFLKVNDHEIAALAGVVTSPADHIPLSDVLVYGKQMQNHTQKPVFVTCGERGIIAFDNLGQHTLPGLQLKGKLDTVGAGDTAISAITLCMAAQVPAAEAAEFANFAAAVTVQKLFTTGTANAGEILHISREPDYIYQADLAANDRAAVFMPGTEFELCVPEVLGRLGHIRHAVFDHDGTISTFRQGWEEIMEPVMMRSILGAHYETVDAAAFHKVRHRVKEFIHATTGIQTIYQMEGLVELVREFGFVPENEILDKFRYKELYNEGLMEMVNLRIAKLNSGQLGQEDFTLKGAVAFLQELKSRGVTLYLASGTDEEDVRREASALGYAHLFDGGIYGALRDYTKFSKKMIIEKIIREHNLHGRELAVFGDGPDEIREGRRAGGISIGITSNEVQRFGHNPAKRPRLIKAGAHLLIPDFSQYHSLLHMLFQESKNFTTA
- a CDS encoding ligand-binding sensor domain-containing protein translates to MIRLFSRFLAWTCPFLIIATACEQKQPDDTKDNVWQDKPFWQEYHDAYPVSAGAGTNEVRSIAADPAGNIWIATAAGFFTKQKTTRTWTGIPLGNDPGPAYRVAIDSKGMVWLGAWDGLYRYQNGKTIKHDVPKGPISMLCAAKEGMYAMGPQGMWLQKGDQFIPQKGLAARSLRDVVSDEKGGLWIATDAGLFHWQDSSSTHFYQTDQLISGYTKGLAYDAGHKLWVGGLGGVTVRNTNAREKELRVADGIPSVFVTTVRHAPDSTMWVGTETGVVRYLPDGSHSLRFSRRWLLDDHVNDIAFDREGTAWIATPQGVSAIRKKRMTLAEKELYFQDVLQKRHIRAPWIAGQAHLRTPGDTASWEPEDDDNDGEYTGNYLAMESFRYAATKDPQARTNAHKAFGFLKLLQEVTGTEGFFARTIIPSGWKQMHDGNRTYTRQELADELVKEPRFKPVEVRWHKSADGKWLWKGDTSSDEMCGHMFGYYFYYTLAADAAEKKVIAAHVSRIVDYLIKNKLNLADVDGKATRWSVWSPDQLNRDPEWLPDRNQNSMEMLAFLKLAYFMTGYARYEQQYLHLIKKEQYLKNMSAVTSQNPAWLIYFDLVLQAYVYPILIKCEKDPERVSFYKKHMEQWYQLRRGDQNPLINFIYNYCTNRHEEVQQSVNFLVDTPLDLIDWPIDHSKREDVTMTRTPVLDDRQVSPLQPASLRMTVRWDKNPWTLAGGNPQVEREPVFWLLPYWMGRYLGQISK
- a CDS encoding sialidase family protein, which translates into the protein MKNLITLLTATILNAHLLYAQRPAITQEMNIFPHQEQHVHGSSLVSLPNGDMLAAWFQGSGERNADDVRIMGARLKKGTIKWSEPFLMADTPHIPDCNPVLFLNARGKIFLIWIAVQANLWEQSILRLRTSTDYAGAGAPVWNWQDNILLKPDARFAEEVVKKFKELPDDHHGWAGYAPRYDNLIAEAAKDPVKRSIGWMTRIKPLVEPTGKILLPLYSDGFNMSMLAISEDHGSTWRPGLPIVGRGPIQPALIRKKNGNLIAFMRDSGDAPCRVHRSESADNGETWTVSRKTEIPNTASVEALTLQDGRWAFLGNDISEGRYQLTLMLSDDEGKTWKWKTYLENDLSRQGSFSYPCMIQTADGLLRITYSHHPAKGKKTIRYVTVDPLQISKSNL